In Oncorhynchus clarkii lewisi isolate Uvic-CL-2024 unplaced genomic scaffold, UVic_Ocla_1.0 unplaced_contig_1458_pilon_pilon, whole genome shotgun sequence, one DNA window encodes the following:
- the LOC139400853 gene encoding zinc finger protein ZFP2-like isoform X2 has protein sequence MDRDRPSPSPSNLPESPGHNSPGSALLLDLKRVSVLLVDCRKTPGTVREGHEEGDEDLISSRDSTNHSLSWRGLSSAEPQQHCVADETEKCLYRPEHPKKHQQRCIGKKPQHCCSDCGKSFTSRSDFIIHQWIHTREKPYCCSQCGKSFTASNAFQSHLQIHAGERPYPCLDGGKSFNQSSNLTTHQRTQTGVKPFICDQCGKSFAVASTLSRHQVTHTGEKPYSCEQCGKSFAVVSSLIRHHRTHTGEKPYSCYQCGKSFAVSEKLTIHQRTHTGEKPYSCDQCGKSFAVVSSLIRHHRTHTGEKPYSCYQCGKSFALSEKLTIHQRTHTGEKPYRCDQCGKSFAVASTLNRHQLTHSGEKPYSCDQCGKSFAVVSSLIRHHQTHTGEKTYVCLCGKSFALASTLTTHQRTHTGEKPYSCYQCGKSFSQSVHLNTHQRTHTGEKPYRCDHCGKSFSQSVHLNTHQRTHTGEKPYSCNHCGKSFSQSLNLKTHQLTHTGEKH, from the exons GACAGACCTAGTCCATCCCCCTCCAACCTGCCGGAGTCCCCTGGTCACAAttctcctggtagcgccttaCTGCTGGATCTGAAGAGGGTGTCTGTGTTGCTGGTCGACTGCAGGAAAACACCAGGAACTGTGAGAGAAGGACACGAGGAGGGAGATGAAGATTTGATTTCATCAA GGGACAGCACTAACCATTCTCTCAGTTGGAGGGGCTTGTCATCtgcggagcctcaacaacatTGTGTTGCTGACGAGACAGAGAAGTGTCTCTATAGACCAGAACACcccaagaaacaccagcagagatGTATAGGGAAGAAACCTCaacactgctgctctgactgtgggaagagttttactagcAGGAGTGATTTCATTATTCACCAGTGGATTCACACCCGGGAGAAACCGTACTGCTGCTCTCAGTGCGGGAAGAGTTTCACTGCTTCTAACGCCTTCCAATCTCATCTGCAAATTCATGCAGGGGAGAGGCCTTACCCGTGCCTTGATGGTGGAAAGAGCTTCAATCAGTCAAGCAACCTGACTACACACCAGCGAACACAAACTGGAGTGAAGCCTTTTAtctgtgatcagtgtggaaagagctttgctGTAGCTTCCACCCTGAGTAGACACCAGGttacacacactggagagaagccttatagctgtgaacAGTGTGGGAAAAGCTTTGCTGTAGTTTCCTCCCTGATTAGACACCatcgaacacacactggagagaagccttatagctgttatcagtgtggaaagagctttgctGTATCAGAAAAACTAACTatacaccagcgaacacacacaggagagaagccttatagctgtgatcagtgtgggaagagctttgctgtAGTTTCCTCCCTGATTAGACACCatcgaacacacactggagagaagccttatagctgttatcagtgtggaaagagctttgctCTATCAGAAAAACTAACTatacaccagcgaacacacacaggtgagaagccttatcgctgtgatcagtgtgggaagagctttgctgtAGCTTCCACCCTGAATAGACACCAGCTAACACAcagtggagagaagccttatagctgtgatcagtgtgggaagagctttgctgtAGTTTCCTCCCTGATTAGACACCatcaaacacacactggagagaaaacttatgtctgtctatgtgggaagagctttgctctAGCTTCCACCCTGACtacacaccagcgaacacacactggagagaagccctaTAGCTGTTATCAGTGTGGCAAGAGCTTCAGTCAATCAGTACACCTGAAtacacaccagcgaacacacacaggagagaagccttacagaTGTGACCATTGTGGAAAGAGCTTCAGTCAATCAGTACACCTGAAtacacaccagcgaacacacaccggagagaagccttacagctgtaatcattgTGGAAAGAGCTTCAGTCAATCATTAAACCTGAAAACACACCAGCtaacacacactggagaaaaacattag
- the LOC139400853 gene encoding zinc finger protein ZFP2-like isoform X1 produces the protein MYNASCGHQDRPSPSPSNLPESPGHNSPGSALLLDLKRVSVLLVDCRKTPGTVREGHEEGDEDLISSRDSTNHSLSWRGLSSAEPQQHCVADETEKCLYRPEHPKKHQQRCIGKKPQHCCSDCGKSFTSRSDFIIHQWIHTREKPYCCSQCGKSFTASNAFQSHLQIHAGERPYPCLDGGKSFNQSSNLTTHQRTQTGVKPFICDQCGKSFAVASTLSRHQVTHTGEKPYSCEQCGKSFAVVSSLIRHHRTHTGEKPYSCYQCGKSFAVSEKLTIHQRTHTGEKPYSCDQCGKSFAVVSSLIRHHRTHTGEKPYSCYQCGKSFALSEKLTIHQRTHTGEKPYRCDQCGKSFAVASTLNRHQLTHSGEKPYSCDQCGKSFAVVSSLIRHHQTHTGEKTYVCLCGKSFALASTLTTHQRTHTGEKPYSCYQCGKSFSQSVHLNTHQRTHTGEKPYRCDHCGKSFSQSVHLNTHQRTHTGEKPYSCNHCGKSFSQSLNLKTHQLTHTGEKH, from the exons ATGTACAATGCTTCCTGTGGTCACCAGGACAGACCTAGTCCATCCCCCTCCAACCTGCCGGAGTCCCCTGGTCACAAttctcctggtagcgccttaCTGCTGGATCTGAAGAGGGTGTCTGTGTTGCTGGTCGACTGCAGGAAAACACCAGGAACTGTGAGAGAAGGACACGAGGAGGGAGATGAAGATTTGATTTCATCAA GGGACAGCACTAACCATTCTCTCAGTTGGAGGGGCTTGTCATCtgcggagcctcaacaacatTGTGTTGCTGACGAGACAGAGAAGTGTCTCTATAGACCAGAACACcccaagaaacaccagcagagatGTATAGGGAAGAAACCTCaacactgctgctctgactgtgggaagagttttactagcAGGAGTGATTTCATTATTCACCAGTGGATTCACACCCGGGAGAAACCGTACTGCTGCTCTCAGTGCGGGAAGAGTTTCACTGCTTCTAACGCCTTCCAATCTCATCTGCAAATTCATGCAGGGGAGAGGCCTTACCCGTGCCTTGATGGTGGAAAGAGCTTCAATCAGTCAAGCAACCTGACTACACACCAGCGAACACAAACTGGAGTGAAGCCTTTTAtctgtgatcagtgtggaaagagctttgctGTAGCTTCCACCCTGAGTAGACACCAGGttacacacactggagagaagccttatagctgtgaacAGTGTGGGAAAAGCTTTGCTGTAGTTTCCTCCCTGATTAGACACCatcgaacacacactggagagaagccttatagctgttatcagtgtggaaagagctttgctGTATCAGAAAAACTAACTatacaccagcgaacacacacaggagagaagccttatagctgtgatcagtgtgggaagagctttgctgtAGTTTCCTCCCTGATTAGACACCatcgaacacacactggagagaagccttatagctgttatcagtgtggaaagagctttgctCTATCAGAAAAACTAACTatacaccagcgaacacacacaggtgagaagccttatcgctgtgatcagtgtgggaagagctttgctgtAGCTTCCACCCTGAATAGACACCAGCTAACACAcagtggagagaagccttatagctgtgatcagtgtgggaagagctttgctgtAGTTTCCTCCCTGATTAGACACCatcaaacacacactggagagaaaacttatgtctgtctatgtgggaagagctttgctctAGCTTCCACCCTGACtacacaccagcgaacacacactggagagaagccctaTAGCTGTTATCAGTGTGGCAAGAGCTTCAGTCAATCAGTACACCTGAAtacacaccagcgaacacacacaggagagaagccttacagaTGTGACCATTGTGGAAAGAGCTTCAGTCAATCAGTACACCTGAAtacacaccagcgaacacacaccggagagaagccttacagctgtaatcattgTGGAAAGAGCTTCAGTCAATCATTAAACCTGAAAACACACCAGCtaacacacactggagaaaaacattag